In Bradyrhizobium guangxiense, the following are encoded in one genomic region:
- a CDS encoding GcrA family cell cycle regulator, whose protein sequence is MTVLTWSDDRVEQLKKLWEAGLSASQIAAELGNVTRNAVIGKVHRLGLSGRAKSPSSAAPRPRKARPAQHMMRVSRPIARGNTALAQAFEVEVEAEPVTYDNVVPMSQRLSLLELNEATCHWPVGDPSSPDFFFCGGKALSGLPYCAQHSRVAYQPAADRRRAPAKPGPR, encoded by the coding sequence ATGACGGTTTTGACCTGGTCCGATGATCGCGTCGAGCAGCTTAAGAAGCTCTGGGAGGCCGGGCTTTCGGCCAGCCAGATCGCAGCAGAGCTCGGCAATGTGACCCGCAATGCCGTGATCGGCAAAGTGCACCGGCTCGGTTTGTCCGGCCGCGCCAAGAGCCCGTCATCGGCCGCGCCCCGGCCGCGCAAGGCGCGTCCGGCACAGCACATGATGCGGGTGAGCCGCCCCATCGCGCGCGGCAACACCGCGCTGGCGCAGGCCTTCGAGGTCGAGGTCGAGGCCGAACCCGTTACCTACGACAACGTGGTCCCGATGAGCCAGCGGCTGTCGTTGCTCGAATTGAACGAGGCGACCTGCCACTGGCCGGTCGGCGATCCCTCGAGCCCGGATTTCTTCTTCTGCGGCGGCAAGGCGCTGTCCGGCCTGCCCTATTGCGCCCAGCACTCGCGCGTGGCGTATCAGCCCGCGGCGGATCGCCGGCGCGCACCGGCCAAGCCGGGCCCGCGGTGA
- the phoB gene encoding phosphate regulon transcriptional regulator PhoB produces the protein MGARIMVVEDEEALTELLRYNLEGDGYDVETVMRGDDADPRLKEHIPDLIVLDWMLPGLSGIELCRRLRTRPETKQLPIIMLTARGEESERVRGLATGADDYIVKPFSVPELLARVKGLLRRASPERLATVLAYGDIELDRDKRRVARSGRPIDLGPTEYRLLEFFLEHPGRVFSREQLLDSVWGRDIYIDERTVDVHIGRLRKLLNLGREQDPIRTVRGAGYALDDRFAKAEQT, from the coding sequence ATGGGCGCACGCATTATGGTGGTTGAGGACGAGGAAGCTCTCACCGAGCTTCTGCGCTACAACCTCGAAGGCGACGGCTATGACGTCGAGACGGTGATGCGCGGCGACGATGCCGATCCCCGCCTCAAGGAGCACATTCCCGACCTGATCGTGCTCGACTGGATGCTGCCGGGCCTGTCCGGCATCGAGCTGTGCCGCCGCCTGCGCACCCGTCCCGAGACCAAGCAGCTGCCGATTATCATGCTCACCGCGCGCGGCGAGGAGAGCGAGCGGGTGCGCGGTCTTGCCACCGGCGCCGACGATTACATCGTCAAGCCGTTCTCGGTGCCGGAGCTGCTGGCGCGCGTGAAGGGCCTCTTGCGGCGCGCCAGCCCGGAGCGGCTCGCCACCGTGCTCGCTTATGGCGACATCGAGCTCGACCGCGACAAGCGCCGTGTGGCGCGCTCGGGGCGGCCGATCGATCTCGGCCCGACCGAATATCGCCTGCTGGAGTTCTTCCTGGAGCATCCCGGTCGGGTGTTCTCGCGCGAGCAGCTGCTCGACAGCGTCTGGGGCCGCGACATCTACATCGACGAGCGTACCGTCGACGTCCATATCGGCCGCCTGCGCAAACTGCTCAATCTCGGCCGCGAGCAGGACCCGATCCGCACCGTCCGCGGCGCCGGCTACGCACTCGACGATCGCTTCGCGAAGGCCGAGCAGACGTAA
- the phoU gene encoding phosphate signaling complex protein PhoU: MGSEHTAKAFDTDLQELTRLVAEMGGIAERMIVESVDALIRRDVALGQRVVTTDADLDALQKRIEERAVLTIARRQPMAVDLREIVGAMRVATDLERIGDLAKNMGKRVAALETDFHPLKLFRGLEHMTDLVQQQVKSVLDAYAAHDLPAAMAVWKGDEEVDAICTSLFRELLTYMMEDPRNISFCIHLMFCAKNIERIGDHATNIAETVFYMIEGQAITDKRPKGDMTTFATTIPNT, from the coding sequence ATGGGTTCTGAACATACCGCAAAGGCTTTCGACACCGACCTCCAGGAGCTCACCCGCCTGGTCGCCGAGATGGGCGGAATCGCCGAACGCATGATCGTCGAGTCCGTCGACGCGCTGATCCGCCGCGACGTCGCGCTCGGCCAGCGCGTCGTCACCACCGACGCCGACCTCGACGCGCTGCAGAAGCGCATCGAGGAACGCGCGGTGCTCACCATCGCCCGGCGCCAGCCGATGGCGGTGGATCTGCGCGAGATCGTTGGCGCCATGCGCGTTGCGACCGACCTCGAGCGGATCGGCGACCTCGCCAAGAACATGGGCAAGCGCGTCGCGGCGCTGGAGACCGACTTCCATCCGCTCAAACTGTTCCGCGGCCTGGAGCACATGACCGACCTCGTGCAGCAGCAGGTCAAGAGCGTGCTGGACGCCTATGCCGCGCACGATCTGCCGGCGGCGATGGCGGTGTGGAAGGGTGACGAGGAAGTCGACGCGATCTGCACCTCGCTGTTCCGCGAGCTCCTTACCTACATGATGGAGGATCCGCGCAACATCTCGTTCTGCATCCATCTGATGTTCTGCGCCAAGAACATCGAGCGGATCGGCGACCACGCCACCAACATCGCCGAGACCGTGTTCTACATGATCGAGGGCCAGGCGATCACCGACAAGCGGCCGAAGGGCGACATGACCACGTTCGCCACGACGATCCCGAATACCTGA
- the pstB gene encoding phosphate ABC transporter ATP-binding protein PstB: protein MTDLSVSVSSNAHLASQQPLPEAPAKVTVRNLNFYYGEHHALKNINLTLGTNRVTAFIGPSGCGKSTLLRIFNRMYDLYPGQRATGQLMLDQTNILDPKLDLNLLRARVGMVFQKPTPFPMTIYENIAFGIRLYEKISKSEMDDRVEKALRGGALWNEVKDKLNASGLSLSGGQQQRLCIARTVAVRPEVILFDEPCSALDPISTAKVEELIQELSENYTIAIVTHNMQQAARVSDKTAFMYLGELIEFDDTSKIFTSPSDRRTQDYITGRFG, encoded by the coding sequence ATGACCGACCTTTCCGTATCCGTGAGTTCCAACGCTCATCTTGCCTCGCAGCAGCCGCTGCCGGAAGCGCCCGCCAAGGTGACGGTGCGCAACCTCAACTTCTATTACGGCGAGCACCATGCACTGAAGAACATCAACCTGACGCTGGGCACCAACCGCGTCACGGCGTTCATCGGCCCGTCGGGCTGCGGCAAGTCGACCCTGCTGCGCATCTTCAACCGGATGTACGACCTCTATCCGGGGCAGCGCGCTACCGGTCAGCTCATGCTCGACCAGACCAACATCCTCGACCCCAAGCTGGACCTGAACCTGCTGCGCGCCCGCGTCGGCATGGTGTTCCAGAAGCCGACGCCGTTCCCGATGACGATCTACGAGAACATCGCCTTCGGCATCCGGCTTTATGAAAAGATCTCGAAATCCGAGATGGACGACCGCGTCGAGAAGGCGCTGCGCGGCGGCGCGCTGTGGAACGAGGTCAAGGACAAGCTCAACGCCTCCGGCCTGTCGCTTTCCGGCGGCCAGCAGCAGCGCCTGTGCATCGCCCGCACCGTCGCGGTGCGGCCCGAGGTGATCCTATTCGACGAGCCCTGCTCGGCGCTCGACCCGATCTCGACCGCCAAGGTCGAGGAGCTGATCCAGGAATTGTCCGAGAACTACACGATCGCGATCGTCACCCACAATATGCAGCAGGCGGCGCGCGTCTCGGACAAGACCGCCTTCATGTATCTCGGCGAGTTGATCGAGTTCGACGACACCAGCAAGATCTTCACGTCGCCGAGCGACCGGCGTACGCAGGATTACATCACCGGCCGGTTCGGCTGA
- the pstA gene encoding phosphate ABC transporter permease PstA → MNPIYVRRRRKDIVVRGLCIAAAAFGVTWLALILMTLLYNGVSGLNLQIFTENTPPPGSTEGGLLNAIVGSLIMTVLGVGIGAPLGLFAGTYLAEYGRNDKLTSVIRFINDILLSAPSIIIGLFIYGAVVVPMRGFSAIAGALALAVIVIPVVLRTTEDMLLLVPNALREAASALGLPRSLVIKRIAYRAARSGLITGVLLATARVAGETAPLLFTALSNQFFSLSLNKTMANLPVTINNFVQSPYAYWKQLAWSGALLITITVLALNIGARILGAERTAK, encoded by the coding sequence ATGAACCCGATCTACGTACGCCGCCGCCGCAAGGACATCGTGGTCCGCGGCCTCTGCATCGCCGCCGCCGCCTTCGGCGTCACCTGGCTCGCGCTGATCCTGATGACGCTGCTCTACAACGGTGTGAGCGGTCTGAACCTGCAGATCTTCACCGAGAACACGCCGCCGCCCGGCTCGACCGAAGGCGGCCTGCTCAACGCTATCGTCGGCTCGCTGATCATGACCGTGCTCGGCGTCGGCATCGGCGCGCCGCTCGGCCTGTTCGCCGGCACCTATCTCGCCGAGTACGGCCGCAACGACAAGCTGACCTCGGTGATCCGCTTCATCAACGACATTCTGCTCTCGGCGCCCTCGATCATCATCGGCCTGTTCATCTACGGCGCCGTGGTGGTGCCGATGCGCGGCTTCTCGGCGATCGCGGGTGCGCTGGCGCTCGCCGTCATCGTCATCCCGGTGGTGCTTCGCACGACCGAGGACATGCTGCTGTTGGTGCCGAACGCGCTGCGCGAGGCGGCAAGCGCGCTCGGCCTGCCGCGCTCGCTGGTGATCAAGCGCATCGCCTACCGCGCCGCGCGCTCCGGTCTCATCACCGGCGTGCTGCTCGCCACCGCCCGCGTCGCCGGCGAGACCGCGCCGCTGCTCTTCACCGCGCTGTCGAACCAGTTCTTCAGCCTCAGCCTGAACAAGACGATGGCGAACCTGCCGGTCACCATCAACAACTTCGTGCAGAGCCCCTACGCCTATTGGAAGCAGCTCGCCTGGAGCGGCGCGCTGCTGATCACGATCACCGTGCTTGCCCTGAACATTGGCGCGCGCATCCTCGGCGCCGAGAGGACTGCAAAATGA
- the pstC gene encoding phosphate ABC transporter permease subunit PstC, with the protein MAVQSDVIDDAGPYDRAKALSAFKLGDVTFYWITRLSAISVLLILGGIIVSLIVGAFPAMKEYGLSFLWTQRWAPSADPPVLGALGPMYGTLVTSFIAMLIAIPVGLGIAIFLTELCPQWLRRPIGMAVELLAGIPSIIYGMWGFFVLGPFLANTFQPFMIRIFDGVPVLGAIFAGPPSYLSLFNAALILAIMVLPFITSISVDVFKTVPPVLKEAAYGVGCTTWEVVRSVVIPYTRVGIIGGVMLALGRALGETMAVTFIIGNSFRISSSIFAPGTTISAAIASEFAESDGLHQSGLILLGLLLFVLTFFVLAAARLMLLRLEKKAGK; encoded by the coding sequence ATGGCCGTTCAGAGCGATGTAATCGACGACGCCGGACCGTATGACCGCGCCAAGGCCTTGAGCGCGTTCAAGCTCGGCGACGTCACCTTCTACTGGATCACGCGGTTGTCCGCGATATCGGTGCTGCTCATTCTCGGCGGCATCATCGTCTCGCTGATCGTCGGCGCGTTCCCGGCGATGAAGGAATACGGCCTCTCCTTCCTGTGGACGCAGCGCTGGGCCCCGTCGGCCGATCCGCCCGTGCTCGGCGCCCTCGGGCCGATGTACGGCACGCTCGTCACCTCCTTCATCGCGATGCTGATCGCCATTCCCGTCGGTCTCGGCATCGCCATCTTCCTCACCGAGCTCTGCCCGCAATGGCTGCGCCGCCCGATCGGCATGGCGGTCGAGCTGCTCGCCGGCATCCCCTCGATCATCTACGGCATGTGGGGGTTCTTCGTGCTCGGCCCGTTCCTGGCCAACACGTTCCAGCCCTTCATGATCAGGATCTTCGACGGCGTCCCCGTGCTGGGCGCGATCTTCGCAGGTCCTCCGTCCTATCTCAGCCTGTTCAACGCCGCGCTGATCCTCGCCATCATGGTGCTGCCCTTCATCACCTCGATCTCGGTCGACGTGTTCAAGACGGTGCCGCCGGTCCTGAAGGAAGCCGCCTACGGTGTCGGCTGCACCACCTGGGAAGTCGTCCGCAGCGTGGTGATCCCCTATACCCGCGTCGGCATCATCGGTGGCGTCATGCTGGCGCTGGGCCGCGCGCTCGGCGAGACCATGGCGGTGACCTTCATCATCGGCAACTCGTTCCGCATCTCCTCGTCGATCTTCGCGCCGGGCACCACGATCTCGGCGGCGATCGCATCGGAGTTCGCCGAGAGCGACGGTCTGCACCAGTCCGGCCTGATCCTGCTCGGCTTGCTCCTGTTCGTGCTGACGTTCTTCGTGCTCGCGGCCGCGCGGCTGATGCTGCTGCGTCTGGAAAAGAAGGCGGGGAAGTGA
- the pstS gene encoding phosphate ABC transporter substrate-binding protein PstS: MNFLKTMVVAGLVAASTTVAFAADITGAGATFPFPIYSKWADAYKKETGNGLNYQSIGSGGGIKQIQAKTVTFGASDAPLKAEQLEKDGLVQWPMVMGAIVPVVNIEGVKPGELMFDGETLANIYLGKITKWDDAAIKKLNPNAKLPAEAITVVRRSDGSGTTFNFTNYLSKASADWKSKVGEGTAVEWPVGVGAKGNEGVSGNISQTKNSIGYVEYAYAKQNKLTYAGLVNKAGKPVQPTVEAFQAAASNADWAKAPGYYVILTDQPGDKSWPITAATFILMHKDATDKAASQEAIKFFRWAFKNGGKAAEELDYIPMPDGVVKLIEKTWAAEIKS, from the coding sequence ATGAATTTCCTCAAGACGATGGTCGTTGCCGGCTTGGTCGCCGCATCGACGACGGTGGCCTTTGCGGCCGACATCACCGGGGCCGGCGCGACCTTCCCGTTCCCGATCTATTCCAAATGGGCTGACGCCTATAAGAAGGAGACCGGCAACGGTCTGAACTACCAGTCGATCGGTTCGGGCGGCGGCATCAAGCAGATCCAGGCCAAGACCGTGACCTTCGGCGCCAGCGACGCCCCGCTCAAGGCCGAGCAGCTCGAGAAGGACGGCCTCGTCCAGTGGCCGATGGTGATGGGTGCCATCGTTCCCGTGGTCAACATCGAGGGCGTGAAGCCGGGCGAACTGATGTTCGACGGCGAGACGCTGGCCAACATCTATCTCGGCAAGATCACCAAGTGGGACGACGCCGCGATTAAGAAGCTCAATCCGAACGCGAAGCTGCCCGCGGAGGCGATCACCGTGGTCCGCCGCTCGGACGGTTCGGGCACCACCTTCAACTTCACCAACTACCTCTCCAAGGCGAGCGCGGACTGGAAGAGCAAGGTTGGCGAGGGCACCGCGGTCGAGTGGCCGGTCGGCGTCGGCGCCAAGGGCAACGAAGGCGTGTCGGGCAACATCAGCCAGACCAAGAACTCGATCGGCTATGTCGAGTACGCCTATGCCAAGCAGAACAAGCTGACCTACGCCGGTCTCGTGAACAAGGCCGGCAAGCCCGTGCAGCCGACCGTCGAAGCGTTCCAGGCGGCCGCCTCCAACGCCGACTGGGCCAAGGCGCCCGGCTACTACGTCATCCTGACCGACCAGCCCGGCGACAAGTCCTGGCCGATCACGGCGGCTACCTTCATCCTGATGCACAAGGACGCCACCGACAAGGCGGCCTCGCAGGAAGCCATCAAGTTCTTCCGCTGGGCCTTCAAGAACGGCGGCAAGGCGGCTGAAGAGCTCGACTACATCCCGATGCCGGACGGCGTCGTCAAGCTGATCGAGAAGACCTGGGCTGCCGAGATCAAGAGCTAA
- a CDS encoding ATP-binding protein, whose amino-acid sequence MAIDAPSSPSAQPWSDRLRHSTIILIAAALALSVIVTLGELSALHAAIVFLCIAAAALIPWRLHDPAASRDDVRRINPVESAAVAAVVAGMPDPAVLLDRAGRVIHLNAAAAQLAPALRRNELAQFALRSPEIITALREAIATTEPRRASYLDHVPVDRWMELMITPVPVPTSFGGADKCMLMTFHDQTPLRRVEEMRADFVANASHELRTPLAALSGFIDTLQGQAKDDPKARERFLGIMHNQATRMARLIDDLLSLSRVELSAHVRPDTLVDLLPIIRQVADGLEPLARERQVEVEIHLPEGPVMIPGDREELLRLFENLIENALKYGASGGRVIVSLTSAAATDGTQEIRIMVRDFGPGIAPEHLPRLTERFYRVDVGDSRSQGGTGLGLSLVKHILNRHRGRLLIESVPKQGATFTACFPQGKAPAAT is encoded by the coding sequence ATGGCGATCGACGCCCCATCTTCTCCCTCCGCGCAGCCCTGGTCCGACCGGTTGCGGCACTCGACCATCATCCTGATCGCTGCGGCGCTGGCGCTGTCCGTCATCGTCACGCTCGGCGAATTGTCGGCGCTGCATGCCGCGATCGTGTTCCTCTGCATCGCGGCCGCCGCATTGATCCCGTGGCGCCTGCATGACCCCGCCGCCTCGCGCGACGACGTCAGGCGCATCAACCCTGTCGAGAGCGCGGCCGTGGCCGCGGTCGTCGCCGGCATGCCGGATCCGGCGGTGCTGCTCGACCGCGCCGGCCGTGTCATCCACCTCAATGCCGCCGCCGCCCAGCTCGCGCCGGCGCTGCGCAGGAACGAGCTCGCCCAATTCGCGCTGCGCTCACCGGAGATCATCACGGCGCTGCGCGAGGCGATCGCGACCACCGAGCCGCGGCGCGCAAGCTATCTCGACCACGTCCCGGTCGATCGCTGGATGGAGCTCATGATCACGCCGGTGCCGGTGCCGACCAGCTTCGGCGGCGCCGACAAATGCATGCTGATGACCTTCCACGACCAGACGCCGCTGCGCCGGGTCGAGGAGATGCGCGCCGACTTCGTCGCCAATGCCAGCCACGAGCTGCGCACGCCGCTCGCCGCGCTGTCGGGCTTCATCGACACGCTGCAGGGCCAGGCCAAGGACGATCCCAAGGCGCGCGAGCGCTTCCTCGGCATCATGCACAACCAAGCCACGCGCATGGCGCGGCTGATCGACGATCTCTTGTCATTGTCGCGGGTCGAGCTGTCGGCCCATGTCCGGCCCGACACCCTGGTCGACCTGCTGCCGATCATCCGCCAAGTTGCCGACGGGCTGGAGCCGCTCGCACGCGAGCGCCAGGTCGAGGTCGAAATCCATCTGCCTGAGGGGCCGGTGATGATCCCGGGCGACCGCGAGGAGCTGCTCCGCCTGTTCGAGAATCTGATCGAGAACGCGCTCAAATACGGCGCCTCCGGCGGACGCGTCATCGTGTCGCTGACCTCGGCCGCGGCGACTGACGGAACTCAGGAAATCCGGATCATGGTGCGCGATTTCGGCCCCGGCATCGCGCCCGAGCACCTGCCGCGGCTGACCGAGCGGTTCTACCGGGTGGACGTCGGCGACAGCCGCTCGCAAGGCGGCACCGGGCTTGGATTATCGCTGGTGAAACATATTCTTAACCGCCATCGCGGCCGGCTTTTGATCGAAAGCGTGCCCAAGCAGGGGGCAACTTTCACCGCCTGTTTTCCCCAAGGCAAGGCCCCGGCAGCGACCTGA
- a CDS encoding lysylphosphatidylglycerol synthase domain-containing protein, whose amino-acid sequence MLEAIRRAMTFLRQKQILHKLGVVISIAVIGVACYVLYHMLRGIDFNEVIEAIKSTEPSQIAMAALFVAAGYFTLTFYDLFATRAIGHAHVPYRINALAAFTSYSIGHNVGASVFTGGAVRYRIYSAYGLNAIDVAKICFLAGLTFWLGNAAVLGLGISYHPEAAAAIDQLPPWLNRTLALAIIAGLVGYVVWVWTQPRVVGRGPWTVVLPGGPLTLLQIAIGIIDLGFCALAMYVLVPDEPNLGFVVVAVIFVSATLLGFASHSPGGLGVFDAAMLVGLWQMDREELLGGMLLFRVLYYLSPFVISVILLTFREVIIGARSKRLQQAALKLDPGPAREAAYVRERSDSGV is encoded by the coding sequence ATGCTGGAAGCCATCCGCAGGGCGATGACGTTTCTGCGCCAGAAGCAAATCCTGCATAAGCTCGGAGTTGTGATCAGCATCGCGGTCATCGGCGTCGCTTGCTATGTGCTCTACCACATGCTGCGCGGCATCGATTTCAACGAGGTTATCGAGGCGATCAAGAGCACCGAGCCGAGCCAGATTGCGATGGCGGCGCTGTTCGTCGCCGCGGGCTATTTCACGCTCACCTTCTACGACCTGTTCGCCACGCGCGCGATCGGCCATGCCCATGTGCCCTATCGCATCAACGCGCTCGCCGCTTTCACCAGCTATTCGATCGGCCACAATGTCGGAGCATCCGTCTTCACCGGCGGCGCGGTGCGCTACCGCATCTATTCGGCCTACGGGCTGAACGCGATCGACGTCGCCAAGATCTGCTTCCTCGCCGGCCTGACCTTCTGGCTCGGCAATGCCGCGGTGCTCGGCCTCGGCATCTCCTATCATCCCGAGGCCGCCGCGGCGATCGACCAGCTCCCGCCCTGGCTGAACCGGACGCTGGCGCTGGCGATCATCGCAGGCCTGGTCGGCTACGTGGTCTGGGTCTGGACCCAGCCACGCGTGGTCGGCCGCGGTCCCTGGACCGTGGTGCTGCCGGGCGGTCCGCTGACGCTGCTCCAGATCGCGATCGGCATCATCGATCTCGGCTTCTGCGCACTCGCAATGTACGTGCTGGTCCCGGACGAGCCCAATCTCGGCTTCGTGGTGGTCGCGGTGATCTTCGTGTCGGCCACGCTGCTCGGGTTCGCCAGCCACTCGCCCGGCGGGCTCGGTGTGTTCGACGCCGCCATGCTGGTCGGCCTCTGGCAGATGGACCGCGAGGAGCTTCTGGGCGGCATGCTGCTGTTCCGCGTCCTCTATTATCTGTCCCCCTTTGTCATATCTGTAATCTTGCTGACGTTTCGCGAAGTTATCATCGGCGCACGATCGAAGCGCTTGCAGCAGGCGGCGCTCAAGCTCGACCCCGGTCCGGCGCGTGAAGCCGCCTATGTGAGAGAGCGTAGCGACAGCGGTGTCTGA
- a CDS encoding OmpA family protein: MQKLFRWASKWWPGLIPLAVMWGFAAWNNTLPVEADLSARSSAALKGTVLDKTRIAVDGRDVSLAADAFSEEGRRDAVMAVETVPGVRLVDDRTRLVPEAKPFVWNAERDVVRVTLSGSAPLPSMKARLTEAARKEVGGVEVADQMGLARGAPPRFEAAAMLLLDQIGKLKDGKITITDTKVNLSGMARELGGREAIAAALKNLPEGFSIAANDVKAPPYIFQAYKDPVAATVTLTGYVPDNNVHAAIATSAARKFFTEKVVDNLKASIGAPGSFNTAVIAALGALSRLSTGTLVVSDREVKLSGDALYEAAANDIRAGLGKDFPKNWQYKPEITVKPAAGPVDGTVCQQLFTDLLAKGKIRFVAKRADIDPDSAAILDHLIETALRCPTTNIEIAGHTDADGEDGFNRALSEKRAQAVIDYLVKAGLPASRFTAVGHGSTQPVAGNDTDEGKAQNRRIEFLVR, encoded by the coding sequence ATGCAGAAGCTTTTCAGGTGGGCCAGCAAATGGTGGCCGGGGCTGATTCCCCTGGCCGTCATGTGGGGATTTGCGGCCTGGAATAATACCTTACCGGTCGAAGCCGACCTGTCGGCCCGCAGCTCGGCGGCGCTGAAGGGGACCGTCCTGGACAAGACCCGAATCGCAGTCGACGGCCGCGACGTCAGCTTGGCCGCGGACGCCTTCTCCGAGGAGGGGCGCCGCGACGCCGTGATGGCAGTCGAGACCGTGCCCGGCGTGCGCCTGGTCGACGACCGGACCCGCCTCGTTCCCGAGGCCAAGCCCTTCGTCTGGAATGCCGAGCGCGACGTCGTGCGGGTGACGCTGTCGGGCTCCGCGCCCTTGCCGTCGATGAAGGCGCGCCTGACCGAGGCGGCCCGCAAGGAGGTCGGTGGGGTCGAGGTGGCTGACCAGATGGGCTTGGCGCGCGGTGCGCCGCCGCGCTTCGAGGCGGCCGCGATGCTGCTCTTGGATCAGATCGGCAAGCTGAAGGACGGCAAGATCACGATCACGGACACCAAGGTCAATCTGTCGGGCATGGCGCGCGAGCTCGGCGGCCGCGAGGCGATCGCCGCGGCGCTGAAGAACCTGCCCGAGGGCTTTTCGATCGCCGCCAACGACGTCAAGGCGCCGCCCTATATCTTCCAGGCCTACAAGGATCCGGTCGCGGCGACCGTGACGCTGACCGGCTACGTGCCCGACAACAATGTGCATGCGGCGATCGCAACCAGCGCCGCGCGAAAGTTTTTCACCGAGAAGGTCGTCGACAATCTCAAGGCCAGCATCGGCGCCCCCGGCTCCTTCAACACGGCCGTGATCGCAGCGCTCGGCGCGCTGTCGCGACTGTCGACCGGCACGCTCGTCGTCTCGGACCGCGAGGTGAAGCTGTCGGGCGATGCGCTCTACGAGGCCGCCGCCAACGACATCCGCGCCGGCCTCGGCAAGGACTTCCCGAAAAACTGGCAGTACAAGCCGGAGATCACCGTGAAGCCCGCGGCAGGCCCGGTCGACGGCACCGTGTGCCAGCAATTGTTCACGGACCTCCTGGCCAAGGGCAAGATCCGCTTCGTCGCCAAGCGCGCCGACATCGATCCGGATTCCGCCGCCATCCTCGATCATCTGATCGAGACGGCGCTGCGCTGCCCCACCACCAATATCGAGATCGCCGGGCATACCGATGCCGACGGCGAGGACGGGTTCAACCGGGCCCTCTCCGAGAAGCGTGCGCAGGCGGTGATCGACTATCTGGTCAAGGCCGGCCTGCCCGCCAGCCGCTTCACCGCGGTCGGCCATGGCAGCACTCAGCCCGTCGCCGGCAACGACACCGACGAAGGCAAGGCGCAGAACCGCCGCATCGAATTTCTGGTGAGGTGA
- a CDS encoding polysaccharide deacetylase family protein has protein sequence MKQLRNNVIRAGLGALYFSGAHHLLRPLLSGVGAIFMLHHVRPARQAAFQPNRHLEVTPEFLRATLCHLRSRDIDIVTMDELHQRLVQGRFDRRFAAFTFDDGYRDNLDFALPVLREFDAPLTVYVASDFAEGTGRLWWAALEAVIAKAAQIDIKIGHSALQLDATTPAAKQAAFDRLHDWLRALPGEHDLKREIEALCATYDIDMAALCRSLCLSWAELKSLAADPLVTIGAHSVSHCNLAKLAEDDAAQEMAMSRARIEQALQRPVLHLAYPYGDREAAGMREFGLAATAGFKTAVTTRPGMLFAENASQMTALPRVSLNGNYQDARILPVLTSGAATAMWNGFRRIAAA, from the coding sequence ATGAAACAACTGCGTAACAACGTCATCCGCGCCGGGCTGGGAGCACTCTATTTCAGCGGGGCACACCATCTGCTGCGCCCGCTTTTGTCGGGCGTCGGCGCCATTTTCATGCTGCACCACGTGCGGCCGGCCCGACAGGCCGCGTTCCAGCCGAACCGGCATCTCGAGGTCACGCCCGAATTCCTGCGCGCCACGCTATGCCATTTGCGCTCGCGTGACATCGACATCGTCACCATGGACGAGCTGCATCAGCGGCTGGTGCAGGGCCGCTTCGACCGCCGCTTCGCCGCCTTCACCTTCGACGACGGCTATCGCGACAATCTGGACTTTGCGCTGCCGGTTCTGCGCGAATTCGACGCGCCGCTGACGGTCTATGTCGCGAGCGATTTTGCCGAAGGTACCGGACGGCTGTGGTGGGCGGCGCTGGAGGCGGTGATTGCCAAGGCCGCGCAGATCGACATCAAGATCGGCCATTCCGCGCTGCAGCTCGATGCGACGACGCCCGCAGCCAAGCAGGCGGCGTTCGACCGCCTGCACGACTGGCTGCGCGCGCTGCCGGGCGAGCACGACCTCAAGCGGGAGATCGAGGCGCTCTGCGCGACGTATGACATCGACATGGCTGCGCTGTGCCGCAGCCTCTGCCTGTCCTGGGCCGAGCTGAAGTCCCTTGCCGCCGATCCGCTGGTCACGATCGGCGCGCATAGCGTCAGCCATTGCAACCTCGCCAAGCTGGCGGAAGACGACGCCGCGCAGGAGATGGCCATGAGCCGCGCGCGGATCGAGCAGGCGCTGCAGCGCCCCGTGCTGCACCTCGCTTATCCCTACGGCGACCGCGAGGCCGCGGGAATGCGCGAATTCGGCTTGGCAGCGACAGCGGGCTTCAAGACCGCGGTGACGACGCGGCCCGGCATGCTGTTCGCGGAGAATGCCAGCCAGATGACGGCGCTGCCGCGCGTCTCGCTCAACGGCAACTACCAGGATGCGCGAATCCTGCCGGTGTTGACCTCGGGCGCCGCGACCGCGATGTGGAACGGTTTCCGCCGGATCGCGGCGGCGTAG